A single genomic interval of Coccidioides posadasii str. Silveira chromosome 1, complete sequence harbors:
- a CDS encoding uncharacterized protein (EggNog:ENOG410PMY6~COG:S~BUSCO:3661at33183), giving the protein MSTQIFFVDGLWLCLRPSFSSFVRVPAAFPLSKKACKFHWSRSLSRPVSIATKPQHDASQHDQDLPENLAFTQEEHASVPHGDIHSNANPATSQGDFSHHGVTRPKRPARRLGSEPQEVYEARIRMRRRNVGSNVELQTKSTDVLENMLNKVVGNRPNHTAALRVLNELIERRHIKPQIQHYRALMLANADAMSGSAVHVKRILEEMEEVGIPTDSATLHAALRALAIHPDYLLRQQVLHTLRDRWLSLSPAGWHNLVTGLLRDRNYELALDKLERMEVQGIQVKPWLYALVVYNLADAEEFDEVLNLMETRVAEGQQFSTNLWFHMLDKASAALHQGLTSYIWKQQVLRGYLIPSYGVCSNVLAICARTGDVELAISVFDVLGQRNATFTLNDYESLLDTYVTAGDVESSLRVLCTMEKTNVDVREHSTRSLLSSLLPSDTGVKDVWQTLKRFKEEENMSIPLAAANLAVELAAHKGDVDEGMSIYRELHNVCSSGPNTLTFNHLFSMCHKANRVDLTSFFLQEMQLLKVLPNRSTYEILVVLCVELGYFEEGRKYLLEMTQSGFSLTETVKERIRAKCAKSNDDSAKRLQYDAAVRKPISRGFRKVKLRLPMKGSRVEKDTSPAATSEAARDDTSDSVKAAPS; this is encoded by the exons ATGTCGACGCAGATTTTTTTTGTGGACGGGCTATGGCTTTGCCTTCGCCCATCGTTTAGCAGCTTTGTTCGAGTTCCTGCCGCGTTTCCGTTGTCGAAGAAGGCCTGCAAATTTCACTGGAGCCGTTCTTTAAGCAGGCCGGTCTCAATCGCAACGAAACCTCAACATGATGCCTCGCAACACGATCAAGACTTGCCAGAGAATTTAGCATTTACTCAAGAAGAGCATGCAAGCGTGCCACATGGGGATATACATTCCAATGCCAATCCCGCTACCTCACAAGGCGACTTCTCACACCACGGGGTGACTCGTCCCAAAAGGCCTGCTCGAAGGCTAGGCTCCGAACCCCAAGAAGTATATGAGGCAAGAATACGAATGCGACGACGGAATGTTGGTTCAAATGTCGAGCTACAAACCAAATCTACGGACGTCCTTGAAAACATGTTAAACAAGGTAGTTGGGAACAGGCCGAACCACACAGCTGCTCTGCGAGTTCTCAATGAATTGATCGAGCGCCGACATATAAAACCGCAAATACAGCACTATCGGGCATTGATGCTGGCAAACGCTGATGCAATGTCTGGGTCAGCGGTACATGTGAAGAGAATTTTAGAGGAGATGGAGGAGGTTGGAATTCCGACCGATTCGGCGACCCTGCATGCTGCGTTAAGG GCCCTTGCTATTCATCCAGATTATTTGCTTCGTCAACAGGTCCTGCACACCCTTCGTGATCGGTGGTTATCGCTCAGTCCCGCTGGCTGGCACAATCTTGTAACCGGTTTGCTTCGTGACAGGAACTACGAATTGGCATTGGATAAGCTTGAGCGAATGGAAGTTCAGGGCATCCAAGTCAAGCCGTGGCTGTATGCACTTGTCGTTTACAACTTGGCGGATGCCGAAGAATTCGACGAGGTATTGAACCTGATGGAAACGCGTGTCGCAGAAGGGCAGCAGTTTTCGACGAATCTTTGGTTCCATATGCTTGACAAGGCGAGTGCTGCATTGCATCAGGGTTTAACGAGCTACATATGGAAACAACAAGTGCTGCGGGGGTACTTGATCCCTTCCTATGGTGTGTGTAGTAACGTGCTCGCAATCTGCGCTCGCACGGGCGATGTCGAATTGGCAATTTCGGTGTTCGATGTCCTAGGCCAGCGCAACGCTACCTTTACTTTAAACGATTATGAATCGCTCCTTGACACGTACGTGACGGCTGGAGATGTTGAATCCTCCCTTCGCGTTCTATGTACAATGGAGAAAACGAACGTTGATGTTCGCGAACACTCAACTCGCTCTCTTCTATCCTCCTTGCTTCCATCGGATACGGGAGTCAAAGACGTCTGGCAGACGCTCAAGAGGTtcaaagaagaggaaaacaTGAGTATTCCTCTTGCTGCAGCGAACCTGGCGGTTGAACTCGCCGCTCACAAAGGCGATGTCGACGAAGGGATGAGCATATACCGTGAATTGCATAATGTTTGCTCCTCTGGCCCAAACACGTTAACCTTCAATCACCTTTTCAGTATGTGTCACAAGGCCAACAGGGTCGACCTGACCAGCTTCTTTCTCCAAGAAATGCAGCTGCTCAAGGTATTACCAAACCGATCCACGTATGAGATTTTGGTTGTTTTGTGTGTGGAGTTGGGATATTTCGAAGAAGGCCGTAAATATCTGCTTGAGATGACACAGTCTGGGTTTTCATTGACGGAAACCGTGAAAGAGCGAATCAGAGCGAAGTGCGCCAAGTCGAATGACGATTCTGCGAAGCGCCTACAATACGATGCTGCAGTGAGAAAGCCGATATCAAGAGGTTTTAGGAAAGTGAAACTTAGGCTACCAATGAAGGGTTCAAGGGTTGAGAAGGACACATCCCCCGCGGCTACTAGCGAAGCTGCGAGAGATGATACTAGTGACAGTGTGAAAGCAGCACCGAGCTAG
- a CDS encoding uncharacterized protein (SECRETED:SignalP(1-22)~EggNog:ENOG410PYV6~TransMembrane:1 (n7-18c30/31o358-376i)~BUSCO:7327at33183), which translates to MVWSAKTSTLFLLAGSALVSSAALPSHSIAAIGTSIVSRRDGSYLPITFEAACSGCFDGEDAEVVFNLDLLSTSSVCGESRVRLNGRELNLTWDGTTAAGETNLTGKLSQGKGDTTLSMNYRAVCVASPEDSVEAYAAQILAVTFYPAGRVGEDNETSGFALSFNSVGNPEVFRLLTSPVSISEEDNSFESWLDSSDSDQFHVQDNNTDKPSRIDDLEEELQQLHILKQEAQKLDDLIKEKDQQIRMHLVHDCLCLKSRLKNCETLKCFVETSIKFVPDIFRLMKYRFGTLPSTLSGTPCRPVDGGRGYQNSTSPIKSPTGSSNDSQVTVETKPDSTTPRLPQAPVISPLKPRPMGNVIGDMAAVLLLVVIVALTFKRCGNSLSCRRRRVDFAARREERRTRHAYRAAACRYRFRLWWTGLWNSLHGIPNPQPPQSRARFNLPEADSNVFRDPRQPPQPGENTMRNEILGFRRALEYVGQLVHINGSQDPALHNHQASGDLAEIGIIRGSAGTPTVISSVAPLTTVGSPRTSTVLSYDETDDSGTIESIDLETATMLSA; encoded by the exons ATGGTTTGGTCCGCCAAGACCTCCACGCTTTTCCTCCTCGCCGGCTCCGCTCTCGTCTCCTCCGCCGCACTTCCATCTCACTCGATTGCCGCGATCGGCACCTCTATAGTATCTCGGCGAG ATGGCAGTTATCTACCCATAACCTTCGAGGCCGCGTGCAGCGGGTGTTTTGACGGTGAAGACGCTGAAGTC GTATTCAACTTGGACCTATTGAGTACAAGTTCCGTCTGTGGGGAAAGCCGCGTCCGTCTCAATGGCCGAGAGTTGAACTTGACCTGGGATGGAACCACAGCAGCCGGTGAAACCAACCTTACCGGGAAACTCTCCCAGGGAAAAGGGGATACGACCCTTTCTATGAACTATCGAGCTGTCTGTGTTGCCAGCCCTGAAGACTCCGTCGAGGCGTATGCTGCCCAAATTCTTGCCGTCACGTTCTACCCCGCTGGTCGGGTTGGTGAAGACAATGAAACTTCTGGATTCGCCCTTTCGTTTAATTCCGTAGGGAATCCAGAGGTCTTTAGATTGTTAACGTCCCCGGTATCCATTTCCGAGGAAGATAACTCTTTTGAGTCTTGGTTAGACTCTTCCGACTCCGACCAGTTCCATGTCCAGGATAATAACACTGATAAACCCTCCCGAATCGATGATCTAGAGGAAGAGCTGCAGCAATTGCACATATTAAAACAAGAGGCACAGAAGCTAGACGATCTTATCAAAGAAAAGGACCAACAGATTAGGATGCATCTTGTCCACGATTGTTTGTGCCTCAAATCGAGGCTCAAAAATTGCGAAACTTTGAAATGTTTTGTTGAAACCTCGATCAAGTTTGTGCCAGATATTTTTCGTCTTATGAAATATCGCTTTGGCACACTTCCTTCTACTTTATCTGGCACCCCTTGCCGTCCTGTCGATGGCGGACGGGGATATCAAAACTCGACGTCACCCATAAAATCACCGACTGGTTCTTCGAACGATAGCCAAGTGACTGTCGAAACTAAGCCAGATAGCACCACGCCCCGGTTGCCTCAAGCTCCGGTTATTAGTCCACTAAAGCCACGGCCCATGGGGAACGTGATTGGCGATATGGCTGCGGTGCTCCTTCTCGTCGTTATCGTAGCATTAACTTTCAAGAGGTGTGGCAATTCTCTTTCCTGTCGCCGGCGTCGTGTTGATTTTGCCGCGAGACGCGAAGAGAGGCGTACTCGTCATGCATATCGAGCAGCTGCATGTCGATACAGATTCAGATTATGGTGGACCGGGTTATGGAATTCTTTACATGGAATTCCCAATCCACAGCCACCACAAAGCCGTGCTCGTTTTAACCTACCGGAGGCCGATAGTAACGTTTTCAGAGATCCGCGGCAGCCTCCTCAGCCGGGCGAAAATACCATGCGGAATGAAATCTTAGGGTTCCGTCGAGCCCTGGAATACGTGGGGCAGCTCGTTCACATAAATGGGTCCCAGGATCCTGCCCTTCATAATCATCAAGCTTCCGGGGATTTAGCAGAAATAGGTATTATCAGAGGATCGGCAGGAACCCCCACAGTAATATCCTCTGTTGCTCCGTTGACAACTGTCGGCTCCCCGCGGACGAGTACTGTTCTCAGTTATGACGAGACCGATGATTCTGGCACGATCGAGAGCATTGATCTGGAGACTGCAACTATGTTAAGTGCTTGA
- a CDS encoding uncharacterized protein (EggNog:ENOG410Q5J6), whose protein sequence is MECVNFKPFSGPHEFSELMRALFHMYRSETPDLISFDWLQKTLDLKVVCKDTTKEEVGISTPPSLERAIQKCARINSPNSLDFLCPPADYSWTGWMGLAIDDLKKEVTIKTEAKCDGPLFSILGQGLAADGHRRVLAHRLFRHRPDHWGIMIRDHSPLNQHKSCKDYLLRSEIMGITSIIYRQMNEVRWDPSKSKYTEPEELIYSGGPLIMDATLTFLLATVVTFIPGKVRVVQATCDPSNASTSLTFALRAFYNLSMSCYDKTTAQKVLKWILCPPNPAQGLPWRGKTA, encoded by the exons ATGGAATGCGTCAACTTCAAGCCCTTCTCAGGCCCACATGAGTTCAGTGAACTGATGCGTGCGCTTTTTCACATGTATAGGTCAGAAACACCAGATCTGATCTCCTTTGACTGGCTGCAGAAAACATTGGATTTGAAAGTGGTTTGCAAGGACACGACAAAGGAAGAGGTTGGGATTTCAACCCCGCCGAGTCTTGAACGAGCTATCCAGAAATGTGCGAGGATCAACTCCCCAAATTCCCTGGATTTCCTCTGCCCGCCCGCCGACTATAGTTGGACTGGTTGGATGGGATTAGCTATCGATGACTTGAAAAAAGAAGTTACAATCAAAACTGAAGCAAA GTGTGATGGTCCATTGTTTTCCATCCTCGGTCAAGGCTTGGCCGCTGACGGCCACCGCCGCGTTCTTGCGCATCGTCTCTTTCGACACCGGCCGGATCACTGGGGCATTATGATCCGAGATCACTCACCATTGAACCAGCACAAGAGCTGTAAGGATTATCTTCTTCGAAGTGAAATAATGGGAATCACTTCGATCATATATCGCCAGATGAATGAAGTACGTTGGGATCCCTCAAAATCCAAATATACGGAGCCGGAAGAATTAATATACTCGGGTGGTCCTTTAATC ATGGATGCAACGCTGACATTCCTCTTGGCCACGGTTGTGACCTTTATTCCCGGCAAAGTACGGGTGGTTCAGGCGACTTGCGATCCGTCAAACGCATCCACCTCCCTTACATTCGCACTGAGAGCTTTTTATAATCTTAGCATGTCTTGCTATGACAAGACCACTGCTCAGAAGGTTCTGAAATGGATTCTTTGCCCGCCAAACCCGGCTCAGGGTCTTCCGTGGAGAGGAAAGACAGCATAA
- the LSM4 gene encoding RNA processing protein (EggNog:ENOG410PQRW~COG:A~BUSCO:16369at33183), with protein MLPLGLLNASQGHPMLVELKNGETLNGHLVNCDSWMNLTLKEVVQTSPEGDRFFRLPEVYVRGNNIKFLRVPEEVVEIARDQQQQNQPSTRGRGGAQQSRGDMGRGERGRGGGRGGRGRGRGRGG; from the exons ATG CTTCCTCTAGGTCTTCTCAATGCGTCGCAAGGCCATCCGATGCTCGTCGAGCTAAAGAACGGAGAAACCCTCAATGGTCACCTGGTCAACTGCGACAGTTGGATGAATCTTACCCTCAAAGAAGTCGTTCAGACCAGTCCCGAAGGAGACAGATTCTTCAGACTACCTGAAGTTTATGTTAGAGGAAATAAT ATCAAATTTCTCAGAGTTCCAGAAGAAGTTGTCGAGATAGCTAGAgatcagcagcagcaaaacCAACCGTCAACTCGTGGGCGTGGCGGTGCACAACAATCCCGTGGTGATATGGGACGAGGAGAACGCGGCAGAGGCGGAGGTCGTGGTGGAAGAGGCCGAggaagagggagaggaggatGA
- a CDS encoding uncharacterized protein (EggNog:ENOG410QD6P~COG:V~BUSCO:9333at33183): MASILRQIVAGPRLRHPEARLDLCYVTDEIIATSGPSSTYPQRAYRNPTDALVRFLDLKHGENWAIWEFRAEGTGYPDKEVYGRIHHFPWPDHHPPPFSLIPPMMASMRNWLTSKSKGKRVIVVHCKAGKGRSGTATCSYLISEQGWKAADALKQFTERRMRVGFGPGVSIPSQVRYVGYVDRWANKYNKKYVERPVEILEIHIWGLRHGLKVQVEGFVDEGRKIKCFHRFHRSERTTMDGDKETQGKNLPNGNALLAKPNKEETISNPQATTAPTPVETTSPFQAITEPEPLTRTVENISFFSKTPPPRAAFSSVLLRPHKPLIIPTSDINIDFERRATAAYSGWTMVTSVAHVWFNAFFEGGHEHDSGVFEEEWGNLDGIKGTSSKGTRAFDRLKVVWKYTAPSPGEEGAIIPGGPPLAGQVVSEPAPGEEVHEGHAADWRGADVVEEDNLESGEQASSESDENSAPQDTNNKENQTVDRARTKQLRTSSFPSDSLLLKRSPLSVAARRLGLRRRSSATAGVSLVNAPGNSATNTSEIQKPRENIGAGAATRNISSKRNAT; the protein is encoded by the exons ATG GCGTCAATACTTAGGCAAATCGTGGCTGGGCCGCGACTCAGGCACCCCGAAGCGCGCCTTGATTTATGCTATGTGACAGACGAGA TCATAGCAACTTCGGGTCCCTCCTCAACGTACCCTCAGCGTGCTTACCGAAATCCAACGGATGCCCTCGTCCGTTTTCTGGATCTAAAGCATGGCGAAAACTGGGCAATATGGGAATTCCGGGCCGAAGGCACCGGTTATCCTGATAAAGAGGTTTACGGACGAATCCACCATTTTCCGTGGCCGGATCACCATCCGCCTCCGTTTTCTCTCATCCCTCCGATGATGGCGAGTATGCGCAATTGGCTCACCAGTAAATCCAAGGGGAAACGCGTCATCGTTGTGCATTGCAAAGCTGGAAAGGGGAGAAGTGGCACCGCTACTTGCAGCTACTTGATTAGCGAACAAGGATGGAAGGCAGCAGATGCACTGAAGCAGTTTACCGAACGTCGAATGAGGGTCGGTTTCGGTCCTGGTGTTAGCATCCCTAGTCAGGTTCGATACGTTGGGTATGTTGATCGTTGGGCAAACAAATACAATAAAAAGTACGTCGAGCGTCCAGTGGAGATCTTGGAAATACACATCTGGGGCCTACGACATGGTTTGAAAGTGCAGGTAGAAGGCTTTGTGGACGAAGGCCGAAAAATAAAATGCTTTCACCGGTTCCATCGCAGCGAACGAACCACTATGGATGGAGACAAGGAGACGCAGGGAAAGAACCTGCCGAATGGAAATGCTTTGCTAGCGAAACCTAATAAAGAAGAAACTATCTCGAATCCTCAAGCAACGACAGCTCCGACCCCAGTGGAAACAACTTCTCCGTTCCAGGCCATCACAGAGCCAGAGCCTCTTACTAGGACTGTTGAGAAtatctcctttttttccaAAACGCCCCCTCCGCGTGCGGCTTTCTCGTCTGTGCTTCTCCGCCCACATAAACCACTCATTATCCCCACTTCAGATATCAATATCGACTTTGAAAGACGTGCTACAGCCGCCTATTCCGGGTGGACAATGGTTACTTCCGTGGCTCACGTCTGGTTTAATGCCTTCTTCGAGGGTGGGCATGAGCATGACTCTGGAGTGTTCGAGGAGGAATGGGGAAACCTCGATGGAATTAAAGGAACCTCAAGCAAGGGCACTAGAGCATTCGACAGACTGAAGGTAGTATGGAAATACACAGCGCCTTCTCCCGGCGAAGAAGGCGCAATTATTCCTGGCGGTCCACCCCTTGCTGGCCAAGTTGTCTCAGAGCCAGCACCCGGGGAGGAAGTCCATGAAGGACATGCGGCAGACTGGCGCGGGGCGGACGTGGTTGAAGAAGATAATCTGGAATCTGGGGAACAAGCTTCATCAGAATCTGATGAGAACTCTGCCCCTCAAGATACCAACaacaaagaaaatcaaaCAGTAGATCGAGCACGAACCAAGCAATTACGGACCTCTAGTTTCCCTAGCGATTCATTACTTCTAAAACGGAGCCCACTCTCGGTAGCTGCTAGGAGACTTGGCCTTCGTCGACGGAGCTCTGCAACGGCTGGGGTTAGCTTGGTGAACGCTCCAGGAAATTCTGCTACTAATACAAGCGAAATCCAGAAACCGAGAGAAAATATAGGTGCCGGAGCAGCGACACGAAATATAAGCTCAAAGAGAAACGCTACATAG
- a CDS encoding uncharacterized protein (EggNog:ENOG410PTJI~TransMembrane:1 (o89-112i)) encodes MTIYETFSPNAAFVRDLFCWDGWSAFTIFEKTPSTAATTATATPPAQNTPPALLSTTLASVGRTSSAPTATSTSTSPDNSSQESDGGKAWVAGAVIGPVVGCVLVGALGFWIGRRRQRKDTIPMAIDPSQYAESSHAYGSKPYLRNPLQELPGSQLTPAAEMEASGSGLKPR; translated from the exons ATGACCATATATGAAACATTCTCTCCAAACGCAGCATTTGTGAGGGATCTGTTTTGCTGGGATGGATGGAGCGCATTTACCATCTTTGAAAAAACCCCTTCTACTGCTGCAACCACAGCAACAG CTACGCCTCCGGCCCAAAATACCCCTCCTGCTCTATTATCTACGACTCTCGCTTCCGTTGGTCGTACATCGTCTGCTCCTACTGCAACCTCTACTTCCACGTCGCCCGACAACTCTTCTCAAGAATCAGATGGGGGTAAGGCTTGGGTTGCCGGGGCTGTGATCGGGCCCGTTGTCGGATGCGTCCTCGTCGGCGCACTAGGTTTTTGGATTGGGCGCCGCCGACAAAGGAAAGATACAATTCCGATGGCAATAGATCCTAGTCAATACGCAGAGAGTTCCCACGCCTATGGATCGAAACCGTACCTACGTAACCCGCTTCAGGAACTCCCCGGCAGCCAATTGACGCCGGCCGCGGAGATGGAGGCTTCAGGATCCGGATTGAAGCCCCGGTGA
- the HAT1 gene encoding histone acetyltransferase 1 (BUSCO:322254at4751~EggNog:ENOG410PHRB~COG:B~BUSCO:6859at33183), translating to MEDQSAWTCSSNDAVQVSIVQPKGDGKLSTLSTFYPEFTYSIFGDSETIFGYTGLMIQLRFAAHDLRSNVCISYDEKFKTVKDVSAVDLNKILKPFLPEESFIPLKKFEESLTKDKSAKDFKPPGEIVHTYTKGDRNYEVWAGCLADPDVQELLERIQIFASLFIEGGTPIEINDPEWTLERWMVYFVYEKLPEPPTPDASIYSFVGYGTTYKWYFYSPTSEKCKVSNGPFPYETVINLAELPSRLRISQFLILKPHQLSGHGTQLYQTIHRASLKDPTVYELTVEDPNEAFDSLRDTNDYHLLQPVFKHHNVTINANPYPATQPGRAQHRLVPTSRLIPVETLRDIRTKYKIAPTQFAHLVEMYLLSLIPMSHRGSHNVNLPRLRILKSRAPDEHDRQYYWWRMLVKQRLFKRHRDMLIQIDQAERVQKLEETLHNVEEGYENLLKAFGMKATREPAESATPVTDEQQIQEEESGARAEHAVVRERTKRRFVVMEDEDEDDGDDQGVSSEGGGEKDNTNPPSKKARV from the exons ATGGAGGACCAATCTGCAT GGACCTGCAGCTCCAATGACGCCGTTCAAGTCTCCATCGTCCAGCCAAAGGGCGATGGCAAGCTTAGCACGCTCTCAACATTCTACCCTGAGTTTACTTATTCCATTTTTGGCGACAGCGAAACGATATTTGGATATACGGGATTGATGATTCAGCTTCGCTTTGCAGCGCATGATTTGAGATCGAACGTTTGCATCTCATACGACGAGAAATTCAAAACGGTCAAGGACGTCTCTGCGGTGGATTTAAACAAAATATTAAAGCCATTTTTACCAGAAG AATCGTTCATTCCCCTCAAAAAGTTCGAGGAATCCCTGACGAAGGATAAGTCTGCAAAAGATTTTAAACCCCCCGGAGAAATTGTTCATACATACACTAAGGGCGATCGCAATTATGAAGTATGGGCTGGTTGTCTAGCCGATCCGGATGTCCAGGAGCTCTTGGAGCGTATTCAGATATTTGCGTCTCTCTTCATCGAGGGTGGAACCCCAATTGAAATAAATGACCCTGAATGGACCTTAGAAAGATGGATGGTATACTTTGT ATATGAGAAATTGCCCGAGCCTCCTACCCCAGATGCTTCTATCTACTCCTTCGTGGGATACGGTACAACATACAAGTGGTACTTTTACTCCCCAACGAGCGAAAAGTGCAAAGTTTCGAACGGCCCCTTTCCGTACGAAACCGTGATTAACCTGGCGGAACTACCGTCGCGCCTCCGCATCTCTCAATTCCTCATCCTTAAACCTCATCAATTATCTGGTCATGGCACTCAGCTTTATCAAACTATCCATCGTGCCTCCCTCAAAGACCCTACTGTCTACGAGCTTACTGTTGAAGATCCAAACGAGGCCTTTGACTCTCTCCGCGACACAAACGATTATCATCTCCTTCAACCCGTTTTCAAACACCACAATGTCACAATTAACGCAAACCCGTATCCCGCCACTCAACCAGGCCGTGCTCAGCACCGCCTCGTTCCTACATCCCGTCTTATCCCCGTTGAGACTCTCCGCGACATCCGTACAAAATACAAAATCGCACCGACTCAATTTGCCCACCTGGTAGAAATGTACCTGCTCAGCCTTATCCCCATGTCGCATCGTGGCTCTCACAATGTCAACCTACCCCGACTACGTATTCTCAAGTCCCGTGCTCCAGACGAGCATGATAGGCAATACTACTGGTGGCGGATGCTTGTTAAGCAGCGACTGTTCAAACGCCATCGAGACATGCTGATTCAGATTGACCAGGCTGAACGAGTGCAGAAGCTCGAAGAAACCCTACATAATGTTGAAGAAGGCTATGAGAACTTACTCAAAGCCTTTGGCATGAAGGCAACAAGGGAGCCGGCTGAAAGCGCAACGCCTGTAACGGACGAGCAACAGATCCAGGAAGAAGAGAGTGGAGCTCGCGCAGAACATGCGGTTGTCAGAGAGCGgacaaagagaagatttgTTGTCATGGAggacgaggatgaagatgatggtgatgatcAAGGTGTCAGTAGCGAAGGAGGTGGCGAGAAAGACAATACAAATCCACCCTCCAAAAAGGCCAGAGTGTAG